From a single Calothrix sp. NIES-2098 genomic region:
- a CDS encoding heat shock protein Hsp70, which produces MGKAIGIDLGTTNSVAAFKLAEVEVVTANDNTPPDRKLTRSLVACEQGKFLIGDQAYNQLRADPENVIVSIKRLIGRGFSDSSVQKQKSEFGYKITPPSQGTDNGIAVWLGGKEYQPEDISAEILKKVVQNAQAYRQGIGKTDEIIDQAVITVPAYFNDKQRQATRTAALKAGLTPLELLPEPTAAAISYGFSPKGDDFKTILVFDFGGGTFDASLIQAAGTSFIESGKAGDLWLGGDDIDSRIIKFVKEQVSQQEKIADLDGLIAKMPHYQRIRFNADLKIAAERAKVELSTATVSQIAPATQLLDELGIAIPIEVSITREQFEELIADLVDRSIQICRQALEYAEHHIEMVDVVLLVGGSSQIPLVQRKVREAFGVNKVVVHPRPMYAVAEGAAIVAAGQTDKVTTVSRDYYIKLLDGQYKVISQGDILPVKTSHTFKTTADGQRLIHFKFFNPDVDKNYESIGDMWLGLNYYHPHGTEILVNLELDEKNGDLRMTATLKNDPSERVSCTFSRGRSDEKIYQELEEAIAELNNQELTDFGVEEALKLALPVVQLSNQIIDPRTGEERIDLRDRAGMNLKQFQVSMSKERLEAEYFVNECDRIVKLCGFMIPQPQQERLQKLSQNLKDAIDANDLSRMQALNEDADTELNNLSDEAKLIQACLAAIRQAYSVAPTQANAMYEKLARMLGAMEKSDTHEADRLWRELQPDVKRWLNEESTGKTIVTGLTR; this is translated from the coding sequence ATGGGCAAAGCAATAGGGATTGATTTGGGGACAACTAATTCTGTCGCCGCTTTTAAGTTGGCTGAAGTTGAAGTTGTGACGGCTAATGATAATACGCCCCCAGATAGGAAACTAACGCGATCGCTCGTTGCTTGCGAGCAAGGTAAATTCTTAATAGGAGATCAAGCTTACAACCAACTACGGGCTGACCCGGAGAACGTAATTGTTTCGATAAAACGCTTGATCGGTAGAGGTTTTAGCGATTCATCTGTACAGAAACAAAAGTCAGAATTTGGTTACAAAATTACCCCACCAAGCCAAGGAACAGATAACGGAATTGCGGTTTGGTTAGGAGGTAAAGAATATCAGCCAGAGGATATTTCTGCGGAAATCCTCAAAAAAGTTGTACAAAACGCTCAAGCTTACCGTCAAGGGATTGGTAAAACAGACGAAATTATAGACCAAGCTGTAATTACCGTCCCGGCTTACTTTAACGACAAACAACGCCAAGCTACCCGCACCGCTGCACTTAAAGCTGGACTGACTCCTTTGGAATTGCTACCGGAACCTACAGCCGCCGCCATATCTTATGGCTTTTCTCCCAAAGGAGACGATTTTAAAACGATTTTAGTATTTGATTTTGGTGGTGGGACATTTGATGCTTCATTAATTCAAGCAGCTGGCACTTCCTTTATTGAATCAGGAAAAGCTGGCGATTTATGGTTGGGAGGAGATGACATTGATTCTCGCATTATCAAGTTTGTAAAAGAGCAAGTTTCCCAACAAGAAAAAATCGCCGATCTTGATGGCTTAATTGCGAAAATGCCTCACTATCAACGAATAAGATTTAATGCTGACTTGAAGATAGCAGCAGAACGGGCAAAAGTTGAATTAAGCACTGCTACAGTATCTCAAATTGCACCTGCTACTCAATTATTAGATGAATTAGGAATTGCTATCCCCATTGAAGTGTCAATTACTCGCGAACAATTTGAAGAATTAATTGCTGATTTGGTAGACCGTTCAATTCAAATTTGTCGCCAAGCTTTAGAATATGCAGAACATCATATAGAGATGGTGGATGTCGTTCTATTAGTAGGGGGTTCTTCCCAAATTCCTCTAGTACAACGCAAAGTTAGAGAGGCTTTTGGAGTTAATAAAGTGGTAGTGCATCCCCGCCCGATGTACGCAGTAGCGGAGGGTGCAGCAATTGTTGCAGCTGGACAAACAGATAAAGTCACCACAGTCTCTCGTGATTACTATATTAAGTTACTGGATGGTCAATATAAAGTTATTAGTCAGGGTGATATTTTGCCAGTAAAGACATCTCACACTTTTAAAACAACTGCTGATGGACAGAGGTTAATTCATTTTAAATTTTTCAATCCTGATGTGGATAAAAATTATGAAAGTATTGGCGATATGTGGTTGGGATTAAACTATTACCATCCACACGGGACAGAAATTCTTGTCAATTTAGAGTTAGATGAAAAAAATGGTGATTTGAGGATGACCGCTACGTTGAAAAACGATCCTTCTGAGAGGGTAAGTTGTACCTTCTCACGAGGGCGGTCTGACGAGAAAATATATCAGGAATTAGAAGAAGCGATCGCAGAACTCAATAACCAAGAATTAACCGATTTTGGTGTGGAAGAAGCACTGAAGTTAGCATTACCAGTTGTGCAGTTAAGCAATCAAATTATCGATCCCCGGACAGGAGAAGAACGCATCGATTTACGCGATCGCGCTGGAATGAACCTGAAACAATTCCAAGTATCCATGTCTAAAGAACGGCTAGAAGCTGAGTATTTCGTGAATGAATGCGATCGCATAGTTAAACTCTGTGGATTTATGATTCCTCAGCCGCAGCAAGAAAGATTACAAAAGCTGAGTCAGAATTTAAAAGATGCGATCGATGCTAACGATCTCTCACGGATGCAGGCTTTAAATGAAGATGCAGATACAGAACTCAACAATTTATCTGATGAAGCCAAACTGATTCAAGCTTGTTTAGCTGCGATTCGCCAAGCCTATTCAGTTGCGCCTACCCAAGCCAATGCTATGTATGAAAAGCTGGCTCGGATGCTGGGTGCTATGGAAAAGAGCGATACACACGAAGCCGATCGCTTATGGCGCGAACTCCAACCAGATGTGAAGCGTTGGCTCAATGAAGAATCAACGGGCAAAACCATTGTCACAGGACTAACACGATGA